In the genome of Channa argus isolate prfri chromosome 8, Channa argus male v1.0, whole genome shotgun sequence, the window GGCATCATCGCCTCAGCTCGTGCTGGAGAGACGCGTTTCACAGATACACGCAAAGATGAACAGGAACGTTGCATTACCATCAAGTCTACGTAAGTGTTGTCTTAGAAATAATTTCTAACTGCACTTTTATGCTGTGCTTAGATTATTGCTTTTAATAGAACTCTTATTGCTTATGTTTGGTAGCAGGCTGATTAGACAGTTGTATAAAGGTGGAGTGAATATACATCTTTACAAGCAGCACCTGCTGCTCCTTGCCATACAACACTCACTGGAGAATTTGGTAGTACAAGTGACCAGCTTCATTGCCTATCTCATGCAGTCAACCATTGCAATGACAAATATTCATCGTCATTTTTGTTTGATATGTTGAGTTATTTTTCCACTaaaagtgtatgtgtttaaaaaattaaaaaatctttcTTATTGGATGATTGCTGTATTTAACCTGAAGCACAAGTAAAgtgacattattttaaaaggtcCAATTTAAAGTCAGATTTATGTCCTTGCATATAGCGCCATTTCTATGTTCTACGAGCTGAGTGAGAATGACTTGGCCTTCATCAAGCAGAGCAAGGATGGTTCTGGCTTCTTGATCAACTTGATTGACTCGCCAGGACACGTTGACTTCTCCTCTGAAGTGACTGCTGCTCTCCGTGTAACTGATGGAGCCCTGGTTGTGGTGGACTGCGTATCTGGTAATGACAAGGCTGAGTAAACTCCAGTAGTTAATTCAAGTACTTTAGCTTGCATATCAGTTTGTGCATATTTTGAATTTACAAGCAGAAGAGTAATGGTGCAAAGAATTGCACTCAGtggcgtgtttttttttttaatgattcatACAGAATTCAAGCTTATGGAATTTAGATTTCCAGTGCTCTATAAGTAGGTTtgtatggagagagagagagatggatggatggatagatgtataaattacatttattttgttctttcggcctatcccatgagttcaaggttgccacagcggatcattgtccacatttattaatgttttaataagggctgtaaaataaactttactcACTATGTTTAAGGCATGTGGACAAATCTGCTATTAACTGCAGTCTAATTTATCTTAATTAATGCCAGGTTATTtgcatgaaacaaacacaaatgttagaAAGGAGGGACTAATTTAATGTGAAAGACGCTAGACAGTCCTACCAAGCTTTACCCATTTGTGACAAATGGGCTATTTAGTTAATTTAGCATACTGACATCTGTTTAGCATTTTTATAGCAATTAGGTTATACAAACTCACTATGGGTAACTTGAGGTGACCTCTGTGAGCAGAGCCAGCATGACATGTTTTGTCAAACAAGCataaaacacagatgttttgATAAACTGCTCTTATTGACTTTGCCCTCATTGGTTATTTGCCCTGCCCTCCAGTAGAGGTAGACACAGAAGACTTAACTTAAATGCACACacttaaatgcaaaaataatccTGAGATTTGCTCACACTATCAGGCACTGTACTGGTGAGGCAATGGGTCATCATAACAATCTGTTAATGATGTCAAATTAGTGACATTAAAAGAATTTTGcgttaatgtttttaataatttaacgTTGACTCTaagttttaattacaaaaaGGTAACAATATTTTCTTAACTTGGCCTCTTTCAATTTGTGTACTCCTAccaggtgtttgtgtgcaaacGGAGACAGTGCTCCGACAGGCCATTTGTGAGCGTATCAAACCAGTTCTGATGATGAACAAGATGGACCGTGCCTTATTGGAGCTGCAGCTTGAACCAGAAGACCTCTACCAGACCTTCCAGCGCATTGTTGAAACTGTCAATGTCATCATTTCAACTTATGGTGAAGATGAACATGGACCAATGGGCAACATCATGGTAAGTTACTGTCTTCCTTATGttcaaatgcacatttaataGAATGTAATCCTCCCAGCATAATCAAACATTCAATGATGAACCTTCTTAAATGTGTTGTCAACTATTCCAGGTTGATCCAGTCATCGGCACTGTAGGATTTGGCTCTGGACTCCATGGCTGGGCTTTTACCCTGAAACAGTTTGCTGAGATGTATGCAGCTAAGTTTGCTGCTAAGGGCAACACCCAGATGACACCAGCTGAGCGTTGCAAGAAAGTGGAAGACATGATGAAAAAACTGTGGGGTGACAGGTGAGTCTGTAAATTGACTGgataacaaataaatgtgtgaatgtaaaatgtagcTCTGTGTTTCTggataattgttttaaaatcataactTGTGTATTCTAGATACTATGATGTAGAAAGTGGAAAATTTTCCAAGACTGCCAATGGACCTGATGGCAAAAAGTTTTCTCGCACCTTTGTTGCACTCATCCTGGATCCCATCTTCAAGGTATCAAGCCATGACATGATTTTATGTATATATTGAGATATGGTGCTTTTAGAAAGCAAAACTATGTACAGAGCTGAACATATTAAGGTACCTCAATGTTAGTAAAATTTGTCCAGAATAAATTGATGCTTTATGCCTGCAAGTGATGACTTGAACATTCTTCACTTTGACCTGACTAATCAGTGATGATAACCTTCAGTCTGAGCAGGGAAAAAACATCAGCTTCAATTTACTTGGCCTGgtcacattaaaatgcattctGTTTCATGTTCTTTTAGGTATTTGATGCAATCATGAACTTCAAGAAGGAAGAAACTGCCAAACTGATCCAGAAGCTGGAAATCAAGTTGGATGTTGAGGACAAGGACAAGGAGGGTAAACCTCTCCTGAAGGCTGTTATGCGTCGCTGGCTGCCTGCTGGAGAAGCCCTTTTGCAAATGATTACCATCCACCTGCCTTCCCCAGTCACTGCCCAGAAATACCGCTGTGAGCTGCTCTATGAAGGACCTGGAGATGATGAGGCTGCCATGGGTATGAAGCTGATTTAAGTATAATTTGTTCACACACAGGAATTAAAGATCCCGCATCGCCAACACATGCATAATTGCATTAACTGGTTGTTGTAATTGGACTCATACTAATGGACTAAATTGCTTCTGCAGGTATCAAGAACTGTGACTCCAAAGCTCCCTTGATGATGTACATCTCAAAGATGGTCCCCACCACTGACAAGGGTCGCTTCTATGCGTTTGGTCGTGTGTTCTCTGGATGTGTCTCCACTGGCCTGAAAGTGCGCATTATGGGACCAAACTTTGTCCCTGGAAAGAAGGACGATCTGTACTTGAAGCCAATTCAGAggtttgttttaacatttgaccTGTAGATTACTTATTTGATGTCTGTTTTAGCTTCATTTATGATTATTCTAAATTGTTCTCTTCTGCTTATGTTCAAATTTTTTCAGGACCATTTTGATGATGGGCCGTTATGTTGAGCCCATTGAAGATGTGCCATGTGGCAACATCGTAGGTCTGGTTGGAGTGGACCAGTTCCTCGTCAAAACAGGAACAATCACTACATTTGAGCAGGCACACAACATGAAAGTGATGAAGTTTAGTGTCAGCCCTGTGGTGAGAGTTGCTGTGGAGGCCAAAAACCCTGCTGATCTACCCAAACTGGTAGAGGGCTTGAAGCGTCTGTCAAAGTCTGATCCTATGGTGCAGTGTATCATTGAGGAGTCTGGAGAGCACATCATTGCTGGAGCTGGCGAGCTGCATCTTGAGATCTGTCTTAAGGATCTGGAGGAGGACCATGCTTGCATTCCACTAAAGGTTAGTAAAAGCATATTTAATATGCAAGCATCAAATGGATAATAAAGTGGAAAGTATCATTtacattcccccccccccccccttaaggttataatttctttgCTCAAATTTTCTTGGTAGAAATCTGAACCGGTGGTGTCCTACAGAGAGACTGTCAGTGCAGAATCAAGTCTCATGTGTCTCTCCAAGTCACCCAACAAGCATAACCGTCTGTTCATGAAGGCCCGTCCCTTTGAAGATGGTCTGGCAGAAGATATTGAGAAGGGTGAGGTTACAGCTCGTCAGGAGCTCAAGGCTCGTGCCCGTTACCTTGCTGACAAATATGAGTGGGATGTCACTGAAGCAAGAAAGATCTGGTGCTTTGGACCTGATGGAAATGGCCCTAATCTGTTGGTGGATGTTACCAAGGGAGTGCAGTACCTTAATGAAATCAAGGATAGTGTTGTGGCTGGATTCCAGTGGGCTGTCAAAGAGGTAAGGGTACTATTGGGGgcaaaaattcacattttattgcagtCATATAAAACCAAATTTTGCTTGAGTAGTATCTTGAATCAGAATCTAAAATCACATTCTTAGATCTGATTTCAAAATTTTTTGGGGATATACTTGGATttgacatttgtatttgttttgtttagggtGTCCTGTGCGAAGAGAACATGCGCGCCATTCGCTTTGACGTTCACGATGTCACCCTGCATACAGATGCCATTCATCGTGGTGGTGGTCAGATTATCCCCACTGCCCGCAGAGCTCTGTATGCATGTGAGTTGACAGCTGAGCCTAGAATGATGGAGCCAGTCTACCTGGTTGAGATTCAGGTAAGTTTGTAGCTCCTTTATAATTCTATAATGTATCTGAGATCTTAGTCTAATGCTTGatccttttatttaaaacttgctGATCAAGTTTGCCAATTATTTGGGTTTGGCAGGGCACGTGTTAAGTAACAAAGTTTTGTACCTGTCAAAATTAACAGCTCTTTAGCAGGATGTCAGTTCTTATTGTTGTCctatttaacaaatgtattgtCTGTAAATCTCAAGCTCTCTGGTCTTCTTGTAGTGTCCTGAAGTTGCAATGGGTGGAATCTATGGTGTCTTGACCAAGAGGCGTGGTCACGTGTTTGAGGAGTCCAGTGTCATGGGAACACCCATGCGTGTCATTAAGGCCTACCTGCCTGTCATGGAGTCCTTTGgtaagttttctttttaaacagaagACCAGCCCAAAGCATTTGCTTTTGAGCCACTATTAATCTTGTTACCCaagtaaatattacatatttgtcTTGCAAGTCTGTGTTAGCAGTTAGAGGCAGGGTATGGGACATGCCACAGTATATAAACTGCATGTTTATGTTTGTCTTCTGGGTTCCTTCAACAACCACTGGGATTTTTCTCCTATTTGAATCATATGGAAAAATTGCTCTTGACAAATTTgatatttgcatgttttgttcAGTAAGAAAATCTTCAGATGACTACCACTTTAAGTCAAATTCATCAAAAGCTGGAAGATAATATCATCAGATAAGGGTGGGTTGGAGAAAGGCAAAGCAAAAtagtatcttccagcttctgatgtAATGAACAGAGCTGACCCAGGTAATCAGTGAGTAGGTTGGAAAAACAAGCAGGGGAGTGTTCCCTAACACCACCAGGGTTGTGAATCCCTGCTCTACACATGAAGACAATGATGTATTTTGACTCCTGTTTTGTTTCCCAAATATAACACATTGATACTTTCCTAAGTAAGTAGTGTGTTTGGCTTTAAAACACTTGCTATTTCTGACAACTGTAGTTTCATTAGACAGTTGTGGCAACAGAGGTAGTGGGGTATTAATAgattttgttgtaaaaataaactaaaacccCATACACCATAGGATCAGGGAAccagaaatgcaaaaaatgcTCATTTCCAGGGTTTGGGACTCTTTCTATAGCTGTGTAACAATCAACCAATTAATAATGGGTGATGCAAGCTGCCATGTGATATTGAAAGAAAGTAGCTAATCACTTATAATTTTGTAgttaattttgattttaattaaaacgAGGCTTGGTaaggatgttttaaaatattttctatcaATTGCCAGGTTTCACTGCTGACCTTCGTTCCAACACTGGTGGCCAGGCCTtcccacagtgtgtgtttgaccaCTGGCAGATCCTCCCTGGAAACCCTCTGGACCCAGCAAGTAAGCCTGGCATAGTTGTCATGGAGACACGCAAACGCAAAGGTCTCAAGGAAGGTGTCCCAGCTTTGGACAACTACCTGGACAAATTGTAGAAGCCTGGACCCCACTTGGTTGTTGCCTCATTCCTCTTTATCCAACAAAGTCAACACCATGGGACCGGACTAATGGACACTCACTAATGTTATGTTTGCCAAAAGGAATGACAATGAATATACTACAAAAATTGTAAACCAgtaataaaggaaaataaaaactgattattgaggatttcttttttccccctcaaccAAAAGTCAAATAGATATATTtgccttcatttaaaaaacaatggtgatgaaaatgttaaacattagcCAACTACAGGTTTTTGTTGTCTGAGATTGAGTTTCTCATTTGATTGTTATGATGTAATTAATATTGTGATGCCTGATGGTTGATCTAGTTTGATGGTATATGGAAGATGGACTAAGCCTTCATACCAGAAATTAGTTGGACCAGTGATTAACAGCCATGAAAAAACACTTACATTAGGCCATTAAAAAATTAGTGggatgtgcaaaaaacaaattggGGAGTGAGGGGAGAACACATCAGTGAGGGGGAATCTGGAGATCTGGAAGTTGGTGGCTAAACAATCATCCAAAGGTTTAGTGATTACCCTGAAATAAGATTTGTAGGTGACTTAAGAAATGAAATGGATAATTATCTTAATAGCACATAAGTATTTCTagaatttacttttgtttacaaATTCACAATTTACCAATGTATTGTACAGtactgttttgatttatttctacTTGAGTCTCCATTTTCTGGTTTCTTAATTTGATTATGCTACCTTCAAATGCAAAACTGCCATTAGGACACATTACATTTGGAaactatttttgttacttttttcattttaatatattgtacATTAACACTTTTGACCCTATTTAGAAATTGAGAGGTTAAACAGCAGTACGCAAAGGCATTAAAGTGCAATTTATTAGATTCCTTTTATCCAAATCACGTATAAGTGattaagaaaattaatttttaaatgattatgCGGGACAGGGAGCCAATAATTATTGTAGTTGCTTCTGAAAGTAGTGGGTGGGCATGTAACTTGATTTGGCTGTAGATCACAACATCTGCCTCttaaaattacagaaagaaacaatCTACTTAAAGAATTCGGAATTCCGCAGTTTTACACTTCCGGGAAAGAAtgccaaaataaaagacagtcATCGACTACTGCTTTATAACTGAGCGGTGGGCGCCACGTGCATCTTgacttttctttaaactttaatattccaaaattcaaaaaaatatctttttgaaatatatatatatatatatatatatatatatatatatatatatatatatatatatatatttaaagctaAACTATTGttataatacaaataacaaatataGTACCTGGAATGAAACTAAAGAAACTTGAACTATGTTATTATACGCGTTATAGCAATAAagtggaatttaaaaaatgctaaaggttgttaaaactttttaacttttagtgATTTTTGGAATAGAGTTCACAGGGAAGTGCAATTGTAGTGGAAAAACAAGTACATTTGCTTAAGTGGGCCATTGTTTTTGGTTACTTATCCATTTCGCGATTATCATCACCTTATTACAACTTTATCCCCCAAGATCTTTATCCCCCTGTTAGATTAGTCACGTCAAGTAAGACCACGGTGGTGGGGGCAGGGGGCGGAGGAAGTTTTCCAATAACAAATCATGAGTCTGTGTACCGACCAATCAGGTGACAGACAGGTTTCTCTTCCTGTTTAGCCGAGGGACTCATTATCGGGTgagtaataataaaacatttatccaAAAAGTGCTAATAATTTCCGCAGTGCGCTAATAACCTGGGTGGATTTATCTTATTGATTGTACCAACACACGTTTTGCTGTGTAAGTTTTTTCCATCTGAAGAGTGAGCACTTTGTAGAATCTTTTTGTGTAGATTTCGTCCGTTGTGTGTGAACAGTGCGAACAGTTAGCCACACTCAACTGTTAGCAGGCAGGTTAGCTTAGCGTTAAGTAGCGGCACTATAGCGGGTAAATTGATGCTAACATTTACAGTTGCTCCCATCTCCTTTACAACATATCCAATTTTATTCTGTGCACACGTTTTCCCCTCGGGAAAACTAACGGGTTTTGTTTCGTCAAATATTGTTCGTAGCCTTACTTGAGACATATCACGGACTAACATCATGGGGGGGATCAAACAGGAGCAGAATGATGCTTTTCATCAGCCAAAAGCATCACATTCAGCAGATCCGCCACAAGATGAGGTAAGTACATCTGACCACAACATATAGCATTTCTGTTAAGTGCCAGAAGATTGTGAATCTGATCAAAGCAGcaataaactttttaaaggGGACACTGAGCATACTCATGCTATTTGACACAAATGTTCTGTTGACTATTTGttgaattaaagaaacaaaatgaggGCACATGGAATAAATGAACAGATTTAACAGTAGAGGGAGGAGAACCCTCTCAGTAAAATACctcctaataaaaaaaaattggaaaaaaaatagagaTATAGATAAATATGTCTATTTATGTATATGCTCACAAACTATTTTATGTTCATTCAGAAATAATTTGCAATATTGTCTGATTCTAAACAACTACCCTCAAGTTCAAAAGTTTTTAAACAGCGTTTTGCTAAATTTTCACCATTTTGACTTCatatatcaaatgttaaaacctgACTGTATGTAGTTAGGTTATTATTGTCTGCTCTTGGATGGGAAGGAACAGCACAGATGAGTGAGCCCCCTATCTTATATGTTGATTTTCCTCTCTCCAGCCGAAGAAGAGAGGCTGGccaaagggaaagaaaagaaagaaggtcCTACCGAATGGTCCCAAGGCACCAGTAACAGGATATGTCCGCTTCCTCAATGAACGGCGAGAACATATGCGGGCCCGATACCCCGAATTACCTTTCCCAGAAATCACAAAGAGACTCGGAGCAGAGTGGACACGTTTAGCTCCAAATGACAAACAGGTAACCTTTTGAGTTTTCTATGCAGTGTATTCAGTTCACTGGACATTTAATGATGCTTTATGATCTGGGGTAACTGGGTTTGTATCTATAATGATACAAGTAAAGTAAATTGAAGAAATTAATTGGAAATGTTGTTGTATTTGGATTATGCTGCAAGGAGCATCATTATCTGtccattttatgttaaaaaagcCACTGCTTGCATACATTTTATAAGAGATTTTCCCATTAATGgtgctttttttcagtttggtgGTGGGGGAATGTGTATGCTGGCAtttctggaaaaataaaatatattttttttatttagtcaatGAGCTAGTTCTATCTAGTACCGACATTCTTTGTACTAACAGCGTTATCTGGATGAGGCTGAACGGGAGAAGATGCAGTATGCTCAGGAATTGAAGGAGTATCAGCAGACTGAGGCCTATCATATCACCAGTGCCAAGATTCAagacaaaagaataaagaaaggTGACTtctctttaatgttaattatgttTGCTACtgcttgtgcatgtgtttctatCCGTTACCCCATTTATAATAATTGTGACACCAGAGCAATACTATCTTATAATgcacatatgttttttttcagaagaCACACCATCAGTCATAATTGGTACTAGTTCAGGGTCATCTTTACCAAAGGTACATGACACCATCTATGTATGTTCCGCAATGGCCTTTTCACTTTTCCTGGCCTTTTCATGGCTTAATAACCCATTTACTGATTATGTGTTTTATCTTTAAGGCTTCTGACCTTTCAAGATTTGACATACCCATTTTCACAGAGGAATTTCTCGATCAGAACAAAGGTAACATTAGAAACAGGTCATTGTCATTCTCATGTACCACAAATAAACATCCTCTGTGTGTTCAGCAGAGTTGTGCAATCACTTTAATGACTAATGGGATGTTACTTCACATGTTCCATCCAAGATTACTCAAGACATAAACTTAAACTCTAATTTctcaaattcttttttattttgctctttgtGGTTTTAGCTCGAGAAGCTGAGTTGCGGCGCCTTCGTAAGGCCAACATTGAGTTTGAGGAGCAGAATGCAGTGTTGCAGCGGCACATTAAGGACATGTACAATGCTAAGGAGCGCCTGGAGGCTGAACTGGGGCAGGATGAAAAACGTACCCAGGCACTTCAGCAACACCTGATGgccattaaacacacactggTCAACAGCTTATCGTCAGTCCCCCTCCCAGGTCAGCCAAACATATACAAACACTAAAGATGATATACTAGAAAGGTCGCCTGATATcaagtaaaataactttgttttacttattttcttcttttctcttgatCCATCTTAAATGCTAAATGACTTAGAATATCTGCGTCTATTACCAGTAAATAAACAAGAAACCTTGAAATGTAGAGTTACCACAGCTGCTTAAATTCCATAACATGATCAATATTTGATAACACAGAAATTTCTTCCACTGTTTTTCTGAACAGGTACAGGTGAGACGGCATCTCTTGGGAACCTGGATTCGTATTTGACTCGTCTCAGTGGAGTCCTCGAGGGAAACCCCCACAAGCATCGCGCCCTGCTAAGCCAGCTTTGTGAGGTCCTCTCTCATTTAGACAGGTAACTCTTGTGTTTAACCTGTGTTAGACAAGTGATCCAATCTAACTAATCACAAGTAAAAATACCTGGTGGTGTGTGACTTGCATTTGTACACATCACATCACTAAGGATGTTGCCTTATGAGGTACAATTGAAAAATAGTTATTTATGCTTAGTGAATAGCAACCTCCACCTACTAAGTATCATGTGAAGATGAAGACTTTGATAAGCATTACTCTGATTTACCATAACATAGCTGTCATCAGTATATTTCTTTCTCAACTTGGGAAAAGTTAACTTGGAGCAAGTCTTGGCAGTTACAAGAAAAATATTCTTGTGGGTTTTTTACTGATTGCTCATTGTGTcattgatgaaaataaatgtaattccTTAGAATTACAATCTAGCTGGCATTAAACATTTGGAGTTTTATGACACaggaaaaatgagagaaaaagagttGCTCAGCTCCTTAGTTTATGTCGTTTATGTCCTCAgtaatgtgtttacatttttacaaccAGTGTTGGGGGTAACAGATTATAAAGTAAGTCGTGACAATAATTACTTGACACTTGTCTGTAATGCTGCttcacactgcagcagcagccatgCTTAAGACAGACACGTCACCTCTAGTATTAGACACAATAACATTTTCCTGTTAAATGAGGGGGATATAGGATTCCTTCAAATCCTTCCAACACTGAAGCTGAATATTTGGAGTCGGAGTGAGAGAATCAGATTGCAAGCAGGTTCCCCATAATAACAACTATGTCCATAAAATTCCACACAGCGACGCTGTATTGTGCACCGGTGGAGAGGCTCC includes:
- the hmg20b gene encoding SWI/SNF-related matrix-associated actin-dependent regulator of chromatin subfamily E member 1-related isoform X1, which gives rise to MGGIKQEQNDAFHQPKASHSADPPQDEPKKRGWPKGKKRKKVLPNGPKAPVTGYVRFLNERREHMRARYPELPFPEITKRLGAEWTRLAPNDKQRYLDEAEREKMQYAQELKEYQQTEAYHITSAKIQDKRIKKEDTPSVIIGTSSGSSLPKASDLSRFDIPIFTEEFLDQNKAREAELRRLRKANIEFEEQNAVLQRHIKDMYNAKERLEAELGQDEKRTQALQQHLMAIKHTLVNSLSSVPLPGTGETASLGNLDSYLTRLSGVLEGNPHKHRALLSQLCEVLSHLDSEKL
- the hmg20b gene encoding SWI/SNF-related matrix-associated actin-dependent regulator of chromatin subfamily E member 1-related isoform X2, whose amino-acid sequence is MGGIKQEQNDAFHQPKASHSADPPQDEPKKRGWPKGKKRKKVLPNGPKAPVTGYVRFLNERREHMRARYPELPFPEITKRLGAEWTRLAPNDKQRYLDEAEREKMQYAQELKEYQQTEAYHITSAKIQDKRIKKDTPSVIIGTSSGSSLPKASDLSRFDIPIFTEEFLDQNKAREAELRRLRKANIEFEEQNAVLQRHIKDMYNAKERLEAELGQDEKRTQALQQHLMAIKHTLVNSLSSVPLPGTGETASLGNLDSYLTRLSGVLEGNPHKHRALLSQLCEVLSHLDSEKL
- the LOC137131557 gene encoding elongation factor 2b-like, with the translated sequence MVNFTVDQIRAIMDKKANIRNMSVIAHVDHGKSTLTDSLVSKAGIIASARAGETRFTDTRKDEQERCITIKSTAISMFYELSENDLAFIKQSKDGSGFLINLIDSPGHVDFSSEVTAALRVTDGALVVVDCVSGVCVQTETVLRQAICERIKPVLMMNKMDRALLELQLEPEDLYQTFQRIVETVNVIISTYGEDEHGPMGNIMVDPVIGTVGFGSGLHGWAFTLKQFAEMYAAKFAAKGNTQMTPAERCKKVEDMMKKLWGDRYYDVESGKFSKTANGPDGKKFSRTFVALILDPIFKVFDAIMNFKKEETAKLIQKLEIKLDVEDKDKEGKPLLKAVMRRWLPAGEALLQMITIHLPSPVTAQKYRCELLYEGPGDDEAAMGIKNCDSKAPLMMYISKMVPTTDKGRFYAFGRVFSGCVSTGLKVRIMGPNFVPGKKDDLYLKPIQRTILMMGRYVEPIEDVPCGNIVGLVGVDQFLVKTGTITTFEQAHNMKVMKFSVSPVVRVAVEAKNPADLPKLVEGLKRLSKSDPMVQCIIEESGEHIIAGAGELHLEICLKDLEEDHACIPLKKSEPVVSYRETVSAESSLMCLSKSPNKHNRLFMKARPFEDGLAEDIEKGEVTARQELKARARYLADKYEWDVTEARKIWCFGPDGNGPNLLVDVTKGVQYLNEIKDSVVAGFQWAVKEGVLCEENMRAIRFDVHDVTLHTDAIHRGGGQIIPTARRALYACELTAEPRMMEPVYLVEIQCPEVAMGGIYGVLTKRRGHVFEESSVMGTPMRVIKAYLPVMESFGFTADLRSNTGGQAFPQCVFDHWQILPGNPLDPASKPGIVVMETRKRKGLKEGVPALDNYLDKL